A stretch of the Alnus glutinosa chromosome 6, dhAlnGlut1.1, whole genome shotgun sequence genome encodes the following:
- the LOC133871234 gene encoding uncharacterized protein LOC133871234, producing the protein MTKMFSCARHSQFLTSLAVVIPRYSRRLPSLSVLSHRSRLRSTIPHFKSFKSSRCSSSCSTRTNTMGSLCALDESLQYPIARRDESVFEDYHGVNIADPYRWLEDPDAKEVKEFVQKQVKLTDSVLEKCETREKLREKITKLFDHPRYDAPFRRGDKYFYFHNTGLQAQNVLYVQDSLDGEPEVLLDPNALSEDGTVSLNTLSVSEDAKYLGYGLSASGSDWVTINVMRVEDKKVEAETLSWVKFSSISWTHDSKGFFYSRYPAPKEGEDVDAGTETNSNLNHELYYHFLGTDQSEDILCWRDPENPKYLFAGSVTDDGKYVLLDIEEGCDPVNKFYYCDLSALPNGLLGLKGKNDLLPFIRLIDEFDAQYLAIANDDTVFTFRTNKDAPKYKLVRVDLKEPTVWTDVIQEAEKDVLESASAVNGNQMIVSYLSDVKYVLQIRDLKSGSLLHQLPVDIGTVYGISARREDKVVFIGFTSFLAPGIIYKCNLESEVPDMKIFREIVVPGFDRSEFHVDQVFVPSKDGTKIPMFIVARKNILLDGSHPCLLYGYGGFNISLTPSFSVGRIVLTQHLGAVFCVANIRGGGEYGEEWHKAGSLSKKQNCFDDFISAAEYLISAGYTQPKKLCIEGGSNGGLLVGACINQRPDLFGCALAHVGVMDMLRFHKFTIGHAWTSDYGCSDKEEEFHWMIKYSPLHNVKRPWEQHPDQPSQYPSTMLLTADHDDRVVPLHSLKLLATMQYVLCTSLEKSPQINPIIGRIECKAGHGAGRPTQKLIDEAADRYGFMAKMLGASWIE; encoded by the exons ATGACAAAAATGTTCTCATGCGCTCGCCATTCTCAGTTTCTCACTTCCCTCGCTGTCGTAATACCCCGATATTCACGCCGCCTCCCAAGTCTATCTGTATTAAGTCACCGTTCGCGTCTACGCAGTACCATACCACATTTCAAATCATTCAAATCTTCTCGTTGCTCTTCTTCGTGCTCGACCCGTACAAATACAATGGGATCGCTTTGTGCCCTAGACGAGTCCTTGCAGTACCCGATTGCTCGCAGAGACGAGTCCGTCTTCGAAGACTACCACGGCGTCAACATTGCCGACCCTTATCGATG GCTTGAGGATCCTGACGCAAAGGAAGTGAAAGAGTTCGTGCAGAAGCAGGTGAAATTGACAGACTCGGTGCTCGAGAAGTGCGAGACGAGAGAGAAGCTTCGGGAGAAGATCACGAAGCTCTTTGACCACCCGCGTTACGATGCGCCTTTCAGGCGAGGGGACAAGTACTTCTACTTTCACAACACCGGGCTTCAAGCCCAGAACGTCCTCTACGTACAG GATAGTTTGGATGGAGAACCTGAGGTTTTGCTGGACCCAAATGCGCTTAGCGAAGATGGAACTGTCTCTTTGAACACGCTCTCGGTTAGTGAGGATGCCAAATATTTGGGTTACGGGCTTAGCGCGAGCGGTAGCGATTGGGTGACAATCAATGTAATGCGGGTTGAGGATAAGAAGGTTGAAGCTGAAACTTTATCATGG GTTAAATTTTCGTCTATCAGTTGGACCCATGACAGCAAAGGGTTTTTCTACAGCCGATATCCTGCTCCCAA AGAGGGAGAAGATGTAGATGCTGGGACAGAGACTAATTCTAACCTTAATCATGAGCTATACTATCATTTCTTGGGTACGGATCAATCCGAAGATATTTTATGTTGGAGAGATCCTGAAAACCCTAAATACCTGTTTGCAGGCAGTGTTACGGATGATGGGAAG TATGTTCTTCTGGACATTGAGGAAGGTTGTGACCCTGTCAACAAGTTTTATTACTGTGACTTGTCTGCACTTCCTAATGGCCTTCTAGGTTTGAAGGGGAAAAATGATTTGCTCCCATTTATTAGACTTATTGATGAATTCGATGCACAGTATCTTGCCATTGCAAATGATGACACCGTGTTTACTTTTCGGACAAATAAAGACGCTCCAAAATATAAGTTAGTCCGAGTAGATTTGAAGGAACCAACTGTTTGGACTGATGTTATCCAAGAGGCTGAAAAGGATGTACTTGAATCAGCTAGTGCTGTTAATGGTAACCAAATGATTGTGAGTTACCTGAGTGATGTTAAGTATGTTCTGCAGATAAGGGACTTGAAATCAGGTTCCTTGCTGCATCAATTACCCGTTGACATAGGGACAGTATATGGGATTTCTGCAAGGCGTGAAGACAAGGTGGTTTTTATTGGGTTTACTAGCTTTCTTGCCCCTGGTATAATTTATAAGTGTAATTTAGAATCTGAGGTTCCTGATATGAAGATATTTCGTGAAATTGTTGTTCCTGGTTTTGATCGCTCAGAGTTCCATGTCGATCAG GTTTTTGTGCCTAGTAAGGATGGTACCAAGATACCGATGTTCATTGTGGCCAGAAAGAATATTCTTTTGGATGGATCACACCCTTGTTTGTTATATGGATATGGTGGATTTAACATTAGTCTTACACCATCATTCAGCGTTGGTCGTATCGTACTCACACAGCATCTAGGTGCTGTTTTCTGCGTAGCAAACATTCGTGGTGGTGGAGAGTATGGAGAGGAATGGCATAAAGCGGGTTCACTTTCAAAGAAGCAAAATTGCTTTGATGATTTCATTTCTGCTGCTGAATACCTTATATCTGCTGGTTATACCCAACCCAAAAAGTTGTGTATTGAAGGTGGAAGCAATGGTGGGCTTCTTGTTGGGGCTTGCATAAATCAG agaCCTGATCTTTTTGGTTGTGCTTTGGCTCATGTTGGTGTTATGGACATGCTGCGATTCCATAAGTTTACAATAG GCCATGCATGGACTTCTGATTATGGTTGTTCAGACAAGGAGGAAGAGTTTCATTGGATGATCAA GTATTCTCCACTGCATAATGTCAAGAGACCTTGGGAACAGCATCCGGATCAACCTTCCCAGTACCCATCCACAATGTTATTGACCGCTGATCATGATGATAGGGTTGTGCCATTGCACTCACTGAAGTTATTGGCG ACTATGCAATATGTTCTGTGCACAAGCTTGGAGAAAAGCCCCCAGATCAATCCTATCATTGGTCGCATTGAGTGCAAGGCAGGGCATGGAGCTGGACGTCCTACACAGAAATTG ATTGATGAAGCTGCTGACCGGTATGGTTTTATGGCCAAGATGTTGGGTGCATCATGGATTGAATAG
- the LOC133871689 gene encoding uncharacterized protein LOC133871689: MEIRKDPNYRDPSPIKGHPPPHNRHKYCHYHGSFGHYTDNCISLKEVIERYIADGKLKCFVERREGTSDKRPAYKFAGNQGSSGRDARPEKQQYYRERRPPQQPRRDVRAEKSPQRERSRSRGRPQDSGCFPEIQTIAGGFGGGGETYSARKSYTKEMREVSIYAITRPEKAARREKLTITFSDEDYEGVYLPHSDALVVTMVIGNHRIHRVLVDNGSSADILYKSAFDLMKISKDKLSAFRFPLVGFAGEQVMPLGSIELQVTVGSSPTEKTIPVRFLIVDQPSAYNAIFGRTAQAELKAVTSIPHLKMKFLTDDGVGEVRGEQKAARKCYNVSLGGPSRQAHPGQGTGPVTK, translated from the coding sequence ATGGAAATCAGAAAGGACCCGAACTACAGGGATCCCTCACCAATAAAGGGCCATCCGCCTCCGCACAACCGGCATAAATACTGCCACTACCATGGCTCTTTTGGTCACTATACAGACAATTGCATTTCTCTGAAAGAGGTGATCGAAAGGTATATAGCTGATGGCAAGTTGAAGTGTTTCGTGGAGAGACGAGAGGGCACCTCGGACAAGCGCCCTGCGTATAAGTTTGCCGGGAACCAGGGATCGTCCGGGCGTGATGCGCGCCCGGAAAAGCAGCAATACTATCGGGAAAGAAGACCGCCTCAACAGCCCCGCAGGGATGTCCGAGCGGAGAAGTCGCCTCAACGTGAGCGGAGCAGAAGCCGCGGGAGGCCGCAGGACTCGGGGTGCTTCCCCGAAATCCAGACTATAGCTGGAGGCTTTGGAGGGGGAGGCGAGACTTATTCGGCTCGCAAGTCTTACACGAAGGAAATGCGAGAGGTGTCCATTTACGCGATTACAAGGCCGGAAAAAGCGGCGAGGCGCGAGAAGTTAACCATCACCTTTTCAGATGAAGATTACGAGGGGGTGTACTTACCCCATTCGGATGCCCTGGTGGTAACCATGGTTATAGGAAATCACAGGATTCATCGGGTCTTGGTGGATAATGGTAGTTCAGCGGACATTCTCTATAAGTCGGCCTTCGACTTGATGAAAATTAGTAAAGATAAGCTCTCTGCCTTCAGATTTCCCCTGGTGGGGTTCGCAGGAGAACAGGTGATGCCACTGGGGTCAATTGAGCTTCAAGTTACAGTGGGCAGTTCCCCGACAGAGAAGACAATTCCGGTAAGGTTCCTTATTGTCGATCAACCCTCCGCTTACAACGCTATATTCGGGAGGACAGCTCAGGCTGAGTTGAAAGCGGTTACATCGATACCCCATCTTAAAATGAAATTTCTGACGGACGACGGAGTAGGAGAAGTCCGAGGGGAGCAGAAGGCAGCCCGCAAGTGCTACAATGTTTCCCTGGGGGGTCCTTCCCGCCAGGCACACCCCGGTCAGGGGACAGGTCCTGTGACTAAATAG